From Desulfovibrio desulfuricans, a single genomic window includes:
- a CDS encoding LL-diaminopimelate aminotransferase — MTSVNSNFLKLQSNYLFAEIARKVASFKEANPEKRVISLGIGDVTRPLAPAVVAALHKAADDMGDAATFHGYGPEQGYAFLREIIAEHDYKARGVDLSADEVFVSDGAKSDVGNFQELFAADSIVAVTDPVYPVYVDSNAMAGRSGEFDGKQWDRLVYLPCLKENDFVPDFPKTRPDIIYLCYPNNPTGTVLSRQALQGWVDYARREGCVILYDSAYEAYITDSSVPHSIYELEGAQEVAVEFRSFSKTAGFTGLRCAYTVVPKALQVSDGKGGKVALNGLWNRRQCTKYNGCPYIVQRAAAATYSPEGRAQVMDVIHGYQRNAESLRKAVTGMGLSVYGGVNAPYIWVSVPDGMTSWGFFDHVLNNTALVCTPGAGFGASGEGYVRLTAFGSPADTEEAIKRLASLS, encoded by the coding sequence ATGACCAGCGTAAACAGCAATTTTCTCAAGCTGCAAAGCAACTATCTTTTTGCGGAAATAGCCCGCAAGGTCGCCTCCTTCAAGGAAGCCAACCCCGAAAAGCGCGTCATCAGCCTGGGCATTGGCGATGTGACCCGTCCCCTTGCCCCTGCCGTTGTTGCGGCGCTGCACAAGGCTGCTGACGATATGGGCGATGCCGCCACGTTTCACGGGTACGGCCCGGAACAGGGCTATGCCTTTTTGCGCGAAATCATCGCGGAACACGACTACAAGGCGCGCGGCGTTGACCTGAGCGCCGATGAAGTGTTCGTCAGCGACGGCGCCAAGTCGGACGTGGGCAATTTTCAGGAACTTTTTGCCGCTGACAGCATTGTGGCTGTGACAGACCCAGTCTACCCCGTCTATGTGGATTCCAACGCCATGGCGGGCCGTTCCGGCGAATTTGACGGCAAGCAGTGGGACAGGCTCGTGTACCTGCCCTGCCTCAAGGAAAACGACTTTGTGCCGGACTTTCCCAAAACCCGGCCCGATATCATCTATCTGTGCTACCCCAACAACCCCACAGGCACTGTGCTTTCGCGTCAGGCGCTTCAGGGTTGGGTGGACTACGCCCGCCGCGAAGGCTGCGTCATTCTGTATGACTCCGCCTACGAGGCATACATCACCGACAGCTCTGTTCCCCACAGCATCTACGAGCTTGAAGGCGCGCAGGAAGTGGCCGTGGAATTCCGCAGTTTCTCCAAAACCGCCGGCTTCACCGGCCTGCGTTGCGCCTACACTGTTGTGCCCAAGGCGCTCCAGGTCAGCGATGGCAAGGGCGGCAAGGTTGCGCTCAACGGCCTCTGGAACCGCCGCCAGTGCACCAAGTACAACGGCTGCCCCTACATTGTGCAGCGTGCCGCTGCCGCCACCTACAGCCCGGAAGGCCGGGCGCAGGTCATGGACGTTATCCACGGCTACCAGCGCAATGCAGAAAGCCTGCGCAAAGCAGTAACCGGCATGGGACTTTCCGTCTACGGCGGCGTCAATGCTCCCTACATCTGGGTGAGCGTGCCTGACGGCATGACCTCCTGGGGATTCTTTGACCACGTGCTGAACAACACGGCCCTTGTGTGCACGCCCGGCGCTGGCTTTGGCGCTTCTGGCGAAGGCTACGTGCGCCTCACGGCCTTTGGCTCCCCTGCCGATACGGAAGAAGCCATCAAGCGCCTTGCCTCACTGAGCTAG
- a CDS encoding protein-glutamate methylesterase/protein-glutamine glutaminase — MISVLVVDDSTFMRNTITSLLEQDSEIKVVGTARNGQEALEKAEELDPDVMTLDVDLPRLDGLGVLQQLMKKTPIPVLMVSSLTQSGAESTLKALEYGALDFIPKTMSCDRECFGAELQRKVRAIARRKTIIKLKYRRINQIQVPVPRPQPSQPADYVQTPCTGPRDLVVIGVSTGGPPVVQKILSALPADLPACILIAQHMPAAFTNPFAKRLDSVCQIGVTEAQDGDKFKTGHAYVCPGGKHLGIRMRGPLPEIFVAEEPRDALYKPSANVLFETAGKAMGRRTLGVILTGMGSDGCEGSKVLKEKGGCLIAQNEASCVVYGMPKAIVDNKLANLILDVDDIANAIITTVRG; from the coding sequence ATGATCAGTGTCCTCGTGGTTGATGATTCAACCTTTATGCGCAACACCATTACTTCACTTCTTGAGCAGGATTCTGAAATCAAGGTTGTGGGCACAGCCCGCAACGGTCAGGAGGCCCTGGAAAAAGCCGAAGAACTTGATCCTGACGTAATGACGCTTGATGTTGACCTTCCAAGGCTTGATGGCCTTGGAGTTTTGCAGCAGTTGATGAAAAAAACTCCGATTCCCGTGCTGATGGTCAGCTCTCTCACACAGAGCGGCGCAGAAAGCACATTAAAGGCACTAGAGTACGGCGCTCTTGATTTTATTCCTAAAACCATGAGCTGCGACCGGGAGTGTTTTGGAGCGGAACTGCAGCGCAAGGTGCGGGCCATTGCACGGCGTAAAACCATCATCAAACTCAAGTACAGGCGCATCAACCAGATTCAGGTTCCAGTTCCACGCCCTCAGCCTTCGCAACCTGCGGATTATGTGCAAACGCCCTGCACCGGGCCGCGCGATCTGGTTGTAATCGGCGTATCTACTGGCGGGCCGCCAGTGGTGCAAAAGATTCTTTCGGCGCTGCCTGCCGATCTTCCGGCCTGCATACTTATTGCGCAGCATATGCCGGCGGCTTTTACAAATCCTTTTGCCAAGCGCCTCGACAGTGTTTGCCAGATCGGCGTTACCGAAGCCCAGGACGGCGACAAATTCAAAACAGGTCATGCGTATGTCTGCCCTGGCGGCAAGCATCTGGGTATTCGCATGCGCGGCCCGCTGCCAGAAATCTTTGTTGCAGAAGAACCGCGCGATGCCCTTTACAAACCTTCGGCAAACGTGCTTTTTGAAACTGCGGGCAAAGCAATGGGAAGACGCACACTTGGCGTGATTCTCACCGGAATGGGTTCAGACGGATGCGAAGGGTCCAAGGTTCTTAAAGAGAAGGGCGGCTGCCTTATAGCGCAAAATGAGGCCTCCTGTGTCGTTTACGGTATGCCCAAGGCGATTGTAGACAACAAGCTCGCCAACCTCATTCTCGATGTGGACGATATTGCCAACGCCATCATAACAACGGTCAGAGGCTGA
- the dapF gene encoding diaminopimelate epimerase encodes MAATLRFTKMQGIGNDYVYVNGFEERVENPNDLARQISDRHFGVGSDGLVLILPSGTSDVRMRMFNSDGSEAEMCGNAIRCVGKYVHEHGILSKDVIRVETRAGEKIVRLLFEGGEVCGATVDMGEPVLTPANIPVLVEGDTSAQRFVARPVEVDGAGYDITAVSMGNPHAVVFMKGIDDLDLPKIGPSFEHHRLFPQRTNTEFVEVISSTKVRMRVWERGAGETLACGTGACAVAVACVLNNLTGRELDVELKGGTLHIHWDEISNHVYMTGGAVTVFTGTYHI; translated from the coding sequence ATGGCTGCAACACTGCGCTTTACTAAAATGCAGGGCATCGGCAACGATTATGTCTATGTGAATGGCTTTGAAGAACGTGTCGAGAACCCCAACGACCTTGCCCGACAGATCAGCGACCGCCATTTCGGTGTCGGGTCTGACGGTCTTGTACTGATTCTGCCTTCCGGCACTTCAGACGTGCGCATGCGCATGTTCAATTCTGATGGTTCCGAGGCAGAAATGTGCGGCAATGCCATCCGCTGCGTGGGCAAATATGTTCACGAACACGGCATTCTTTCCAAGGATGTTATCCGAGTTGAAACCCGCGCCGGTGAAAAAATCGTCCGCCTGCTGTTTGAAGGCGGCGAGGTTTGCGGCGCTACGGTTGATATGGGCGAACCCGTGCTGACCCCGGCCAACATTCCCGTGCTGGTCGAGGGCGACACAAGCGCCCAGCGCTTTGTGGCCCGCCCGGTCGAGGTTGACGGCGCTGGCTACGATATTACCGCTGTTTCCATGGGCAACCCGCATGCGGTTGTGTTCATGAAAGGCATAGACGACCTTGATCTGCCCAAGATCGGCCCCAGCTTTGAGCACCACAGGCTGTTTCCGCAGCGCACCAACACCGAATTTGTGGAAGTGATCTCCTCCACCAAGGTGAGAATGCGCGTGTGGGAACGCGGCGCGGGCGAAACCCTTGCCTGCGGCACCGGCGCATGCGCCGTTGCGGTCGCCTGCGTGCTCAACAACCTTACCGGGCGCGAGCTTGACGTGGAACTCAAAGGCGGCACCCTGCACATCCATTGGGACGAAATTTCCAACCATGTCTACATGACCGGCGGAGCCGTCACCGTCTTCACCGGCACTTACCACATCTGA